The Deinococcus koreensis genome window below encodes:
- a CDS encoding N-acetyltransferase, whose product MTLLSLDSIAVPDIHPQAPLSTRKARLSDIEAIHELIGYWATRGQMLVRSRALLAETIRDFHLVLAEPHEDRVGGLAGVCGLHMLAPDLAEVRGLAIHPAMQGRGLGRQLVAACEEEARAIDLPALFAWTYQQGFFEKCGFTRIDKTHLHPKVWSECQRCAFFENCNEIAMLRELS is encoded by the coding sequence GTGACCCTGCTGAGCCTGGATTCCATCGCCGTGCCGGACATCCATCCGCAGGCGCCGCTGAGCACGCGCAAGGCCCGGCTCTCCGACATCGAGGCCATTCACGAGCTGATCGGCTACTGGGCCACGCGCGGGCAGATGCTGGTGCGGTCGCGCGCCCTGCTAGCCGAGACCATCCGCGACTTCCATCTGGTGCTGGCCGAGCCGCACGAGGACAGAGTCGGCGGGCTGGCGGGCGTGTGCGGCCTGCACATGCTGGCCCCCGATCTGGCCGAGGTGCGCGGCCTGGCGATCCACCCCGCCATGCAGGGGCGCGGCCTGGGCAGACAGCTGGTGGCGGCCTGCGAGGAAGAAGCCCGCGCCATCGACCTGCCCGCCCTGTTCGCCTGGACCTACCAGCAGGGTTTCTTCGAGAAATGCGGCTTCACACGCATCGACAAGACCCATCTGCACCCCAAGGTCTGGAGCGAGTGCCAGCGCTGCGCCTTCTTCGAGAACTGCAACGAGATCGCCATGCTGCGCGAGCTGAGCTGA
- a CDS encoding GNAT family N-acetyltransferase: protein MTESVNIRMAQSADRDTVTRVFQEAGLDTDAALADGTTYWVMERGGQPVGAIGLEHGQGVSLLRGAAVIPAARGGGLGRRLVMSALEYAQGRGDRAIYMFSKGGDWGTFGFQQVPLAVVMGDLPDAPQVRAYRDRGERPGGTTWMRPLSS from the coding sequence ATGACCGAATCCGTGAACATCCGTATGGCGCAGAGCGCCGACCGCGACACCGTGACCCGCGTCTTTCAGGAGGCGGGCCTGGACACCGACGCCGCGCTGGCCGACGGCACCACCTACTGGGTGATGGAGCGGGGCGGGCAGCCTGTGGGCGCCATCGGCCTGGAGCACGGCCAGGGCGTGAGCCTGCTGCGCGGCGCGGCCGTGATCCCGGCGGCGCGGGGGGGCGGCCTGGGCCGGCGGCTGGTCATGAGCGCGCTGGAGTACGCGCAGGGACGCGGCGACCGCGCCATCTACATGTTCTCCAAGGGCGGCGACTGGGGCACCTTCGGCTTTCAGCAGGTGCCGCTGGCCGTGGTCATGGGCGACCTCCCCGACGCCCCGCAGGTCAGGGCCTACCGCGACCGGGGCGAGCGGCCCGGCGGCACCACCTGGATGCGGCCGTTGAGCAGCTGA
- a CDS encoding GNAT family N-acetyltransferase: MSLTPQTPPPVTLSDMHVKLRQAGSGDLPVIHDLLTRCGLHTSSVTPEGHTYWIADLDGVPGGCIGLEHGDGVSLIRSTAVVPGARSQGLGRALVNSALTQASLRGDHAVYLFSEEAGEYWRRFGFEPVPPGEIVGALPDAPQVRSGLLRGWIHEEQAWKRSLELALEPGPGARG; encoded by the coding sequence ATGAGCCTGACGCCACAGACCCCGCCCCCCGTGACCCTCAGCGACATGCATGTGAAGCTCCGCCAGGCCGGGAGCGGTGACCTGCCGGTCATCCACGACCTGCTCACGCGCTGCGGGCTGCACACCAGCTCCGTGACTCCGGAAGGCCACACCTACTGGATCGCCGACCTGGACGGCGTGCCCGGCGGCTGTATCGGGCTGGAGCACGGCGACGGGGTCTCGCTGATCCGCTCGACGGCGGTGGTGCCGGGGGCCCGCTCGCAGGGGCTGGGCCGGGCGCTGGTCAATTCAGCGCTCACCCAGGCCAGCCTGCGCGGCGACCACGCCGTGTACCTGTTTTCCGAGGAAGCGGGCGAATACTGGCGGAGATTCGGCTTCGAGCCCGTGCCCCCCGGCGAGATCGTGGGCGCGCTGCCGGACGCCCCGCAGGTTCGCAGCGGCCTGCTGCGCGGCTGGATTCACGAGGAACAGGCCTGGAAACGCTCTCTGGAGCTGGCCCTGGAGCCAGGGCCGGGTGCCCGGGGATGA
- the argH gene encoding argininosuccinate lyase, which yields MTTSPDRKLWGGRFAEATDGLVELFNASVSFDQRLAEQDIRGSLAHVAMLGGVGILTAQEVTQITDGLNTVLADIRAGTFEWRLDREDVHMNVEAALRDRIGPVAGKLHTARSRNDQVAVDFRLFTKEAALDLAGKTRALRAVMLDEAAKHLDAGVVLPGYTHLQVAQPILLAHWFMAYVAMLERDEGRFRDAAERMDESPLGSSALAGTPWPIDRHATAAALGFARPTANSLDGVGSRDFALEFLSACAILSAHLSRLSEELILYSTFEFGFITLPDSHTTGSSIMPQKKNPDVSELARGKAGRVFGNLMGLLTVVKGTPLAYNKDLQEDKEGVFDSYDTLSIVLRLYADMLPKTVWHAQATGAAAARGYSTATDVADFLARQGVPFREAHEVVGGLVGLASRSGRQLWELADAELRAAHPLLSAEVAQALTVEESVKARRSFGGTAPERVREAIDAARRRLEE from the coding sequence ATGACCACATCACCTGACAGGAAACTCTGGGGCGGCCGTTTCGCCGAGGCCACCGACGGGCTGGTCGAACTCTTCAACGCCTCGGTGTCCTTCGACCAGCGCCTGGCCGAGCAGGACATCCGCGGCTCGCTGGCCCACGTGGCGATGCTGGGAGGGGTCGGCATCCTGACGGCCCAGGAGGTCACGCAGATCACGGACGGGCTGAACACCGTGCTGGCCGACATCCGCGCCGGTACCTTCGAGTGGCGCCTCGACCGCGAGGACGTGCATATGAACGTGGAGGCCGCCCTGCGAGACCGGATCGGGCCGGTGGCGGGCAAGCTGCACACGGCGCGCAGCCGCAACGATCAGGTGGCGGTGGATTTCCGGCTGTTCACCAAGGAGGCCGCGCTCGATCTGGCGGGCAAGACGCGGGCGCTGCGGGCGGTGATGCTGGACGAGGCCGCGAAGCATCTGGACGCCGGGGTCGTCCTGCCCGGCTACACGCACCTGCAGGTGGCCCAGCCCATCCTGCTCGCGCACTGGTTCATGGCCTACGTGGCGATGCTGGAACGCGATGAAGGCCGCTTCCGGGACGCCGCTGAGCGAATGGACGAGTCGCCGCTGGGTTCGTCGGCGCTGGCGGGCACGCCCTGGCCCATCGACCGGCACGCCACCGCCGCCGCGCTGGGCTTCGCGCGCCCCACCGCCAACTCGCTGGACGGCGTGGGCAGCCGCGACTTCGCGCTGGAATTCCTGAGTGCCTGCGCGATCCTCTCGGCGCACCTCTCGCGGCTCAGCGAGGAACTGATCCTGTATTCCACCTTCGAGTTCGGCTTCATCACGCTGCCGGACTCGCACACCACGGGCTCCTCCATCATGCCGCAGAAGAAGAACCCGGACGTGTCCGAACTGGCGCGCGGCAAGGCGGGGCGGGTCTTCGGCAACCTGATGGGCCTGCTGACCGTCGTCAAGGGCACCCCGCTGGCCTACAACAAGGACTTGCAGGAAGACAAGGAGGGCGTGTTCGACTCCTACGACACCCTGAGCATCGTGCTGCGGCTGTACGCCGATATGCTGCCGAAAACCGTGTGGCACGCCCAGGCCACGGGGGCGGCGGCGGCGCGGGGCTACTCCACCGCCACCGACGTCGCGGATTTCCTGGCCCGCCAGGGCGTGCCCTTCCGCGAGGCGCACGAGGTCGTGGGCGGGCTGGTAGGCCTCGCCAGCCGCTCGGGCCGGCAGCTCTGGGAACTGGCCGACGCCGAACTGCGCGCCGCCCACCCGCTGCTGAGCGCCGAGGTGGCGCAGGCGCTGACCGTCGAGGAGAGCGTGAAGGCCCGCCGGAGCTTCGGCGGGACGGCGCCGGAGCGGGTGCGGGAGGCCATCGATGCAGCGCGACGAAGGCTGGAGGAGTGA
- a CDS encoding GNAT family N-acetyltransferase: MTPLAATLRPVNPDDLPAFHAVMMAAGMDARSNWNRTTLADLERSLLSPGSGGFLAVGAGGEALGCVGYRPDGDETLTLNKLATLPGARGTGLGRALVWQVEHVARTGGFGRVLLAVSQFNLDAVPFYEHLGYEVDPDAVYAHANPASPPPVVLVKAVLPSAALDDAHPHPRPTPTEDAHP; the protein is encoded by the coding sequence ATGACCCCGCTCGCCGCGACCCTGCGCCCCGTGAACCCGGACGACCTCCCCGCCTTCCATGCCGTGATGATGGCCGCCGGCATGGACGCCCGGAGCAACTGGAACCGCACCACCCTGGCCGACCTGGAGCGCTCGCTGCTCTCGCCCGGCTCGGGGGGCTTCCTGGCCGTCGGCGCTGGGGGAGAGGCGCTGGGCTGCGTCGGCTACCGCCCGGACGGCGACGAGACGCTGACCCTGAACAAGCTGGCGACCCTGCCGGGGGCGCGGGGCACGGGGCTGGGCCGGGCGCTGGTCTGGCAGGTCGAGCACGTGGCCCGCACGGGCGGCTTCGGGCGCGTGCTGCTGGCGGTCTCGCAGTTCAATCTGGACGCCGTTCCCTTCTACGAGCACCTGGGCTACGAGGTTGATCCGGACGCCGTCTACGCCCACGCCAACCCGGCGAGCCCGCCCCCGGTGGTGCTGGTGAAGGCCGTGCTGCCCTCCGCCGCGCTGGACGACGCGCACCCCCACCCCCGCCCGACCCCCACCGAGGATGCCCATCCATGA
- a CDS encoding GNAT family N-acetyltransferase: MSLPPGYGLRPATVQDAALIQSHRTAMFTEMGSDPAKLARVHELGVQWHRRMLASGRYSGLLAEAGGQVVAGVGLLWNDLPPNADTGCTVRAYLLNVYVEPAHRGQALARKLVQAALDECRSRGVEIVTLTASEAGRPTYERLGFTAMPEMKLRLGVEVGA, from the coding sequence ATGAGCCTGCCCCCCGGCTATGGCCTGCGCCCCGCCACAGTTCAGGACGCGGCCCTGATCCAGTCGCACCGGACGGCGATGTTCACCGAGATGGGCTCCGATCCGGCGAAGCTGGCGCGGGTGCATGAGCTGGGCGTCCAGTGGCACCGCCGGATGCTGGCGTCCGGGCGCTACAGCGGCCTGCTGGCCGAGGCCGGGGGTCAGGTCGTGGCGGGCGTGGGCCTCCTCTGGAACGACCTGCCGCCCAACGCGGACACGGGCTGCACCGTGCGGGCCTACCTGCTCAACGTGTATGTCGAGCCGGCGCACCGGGGACAGGCGCTGGCGCGCAAGCTCGTGCAGGCGGCGCTGGACGAGTGCCGCTCACGCGGCGTCGAGATCGTGACCCTGACCGCCTCGGAGGCGGGGCGGCCCACGTATGAAAGGCTGGGATTCACCGCCATGCCGGAAATGAAGCTGCGGCTGGGTGTGGAGGTGGGCGCATGA
- a CDS encoding DinB family protein — protein sequence MAALTEVVSDQLPYLGGLTEAQASRQPAPGVWSAKQILGHLIDSGVNNHARFVRASGEDGLELPGYDQTAWVAAGGYQERSWAEVLALWEAYQRQIARVIAGLPPGSLSHTLSIGGGERVTLGFVAQDYVAHQLHHLAQIPGRVG from the coding sequence ATGGCGGCGCTCACTGAGGTTGTCTCGGATCAGCTGCCGTACCTCGGAGGGCTGACCGAGGCCCAGGCGTCCCGGCAGCCCGCTCCCGGCGTCTGGAGCGCGAAGCAGATCCTGGGCCACCTGATCGATTCCGGCGTGAACAACCACGCCCGCTTCGTGCGGGCCAGTGGGGAAGACGGCCTTGAACTCCCCGGCTACGACCAGACGGCCTGGGTCGCGGCGGGCGGCTATCAGGAGCGGTCATGGGCCGAGGTGCTGGCGCTGTGGGAGGCGTACCAGCGGCAGATCGCCCGGGTCATCGCCGGCCTGCCGCCCGGGAGCCTCTCGCACACCCTGAGCATCGGCGGCGGCGAGCGCGTCACGCTGGGTTTTGTCGCCCAGGACTACGTGGCCCACCAGCTTCACCATCTGGCGCAGATTCCGGGGCGGGTGGGATGA
- a CDS encoding argininosuccinate synthase, translated as MDKQKIVLAYSGGLDTSIILKWLQTERDYDVVCFTADLGQGDEVEEARVKALNTGAVAAYALDLKEEFVRDYVFPMFRSSALYEGYYLLGTSIARPLIARKMVEIAQKEGAVAVSHGATGKGNDQVRFEMTAYALNPDIVTVAPWRDWAFQGRADLEAFAVEHGIPVPTTKKDPWSTDANLLHISYEGGILEDPWAEPPAHMFKLTVDPTEAPAEPEYVEVEFEGGNPVAINGETLSPAALLQRANELGGRHGVGRLDLVENRFVGMKSRGVYETPGGTLLYHARRAVESLTLDREVLHQRDQLAPKYAELVYNGFWFAPEREALQVYFDHVASSVTGTARLKLYRGNATVVGRKAPQSLYDKDLVSFEAGGDYNQHDAGAFIKLNALRMRVQARVAARAAQKEPAKV; from the coding sequence ATGGACAAGCAGAAGATCGTCCTCGCCTACAGTGGCGGCCTCGACACCTCGATCATCCTCAAGTGGCTGCAGACCGAGCGCGACTACGACGTGGTGTGCTTCACCGCCGACCTGGGCCAGGGCGACGAGGTCGAGGAGGCCCGCGTGAAGGCGCTGAACACCGGCGCGGTGGCGGCCTACGCCCTCGATCTGAAAGAGGAGTTCGTGCGCGACTACGTGTTCCCGATGTTCCGCTCCTCGGCGCTGTACGAGGGCTATTACCTGCTGGGCACCTCGATCGCCCGCCCGCTGATCGCCCGCAAGATGGTCGAGATTGCACAGAAGGAAGGGGCGGTGGCAGTGTCGCACGGCGCGACCGGCAAGGGCAACGATCAGGTGCGCTTCGAGATGACCGCCTACGCCCTGAACCCCGACATCGTGACCGTGGCCCCCTGGCGCGACTGGGCCTTCCAGGGCCGCGCCGATCTGGAAGCCTTCGCCGTGGAGCACGGCATCCCGGTGCCCACCACCAAGAAAGACCCCTGGAGCACCGACGCGAACCTGCTGCACATCTCGTATGAAGGCGGCATCCTGGAAGACCCCTGGGCCGAGCCGCCCGCCCACATGTTCAAGCTGACGGTCGATCCCACCGAGGCGCCCGCCGAGCCCGAGTACGTGGAAGTCGAGTTCGAGGGCGGCAATCCGGTCGCCATCAACGGCGAGACGCTGAGCCCCGCCGCCCTGCTGCAACGGGCCAACGAACTGGGCGGGAGGCACGGCGTGGGGCGCCTGGATCTGGTCGAGAACCGCTTCGTAGGCATGAAGTCGCGCGGGGTGTATGAGACGCCCGGCGGCACGCTGCTCTACCACGCCCGCCGCGCCGTGGAGAGCCTGACCCTCGACCGCGAGGTGCTGCACCAGCGCGACCAGCTCGCTCCCAAATACGCCGAACTCGTCTACAACGGCTTCTGGTTCGCCCCCGAGCGCGAGGCCCTGCAGGTGTACTTCGACCACGTGGCGAGCAGCGTGACCGGCACCGCCCGCCTGAAGCTGTACCGGGGGAACGCTACGGTGGTTGGCCGCAAGGCGCCCCAGAGCCTCTACGACAAGGATCTGGTGTCCTTCGAGGCCGGCGGTGACTACAACCAGCACGACGCGGGCGCGTTCATCAAGCTGAACGCCCTGCGGATGCGTGTGCAGGCGCGGGTGGCGGCCAGGGCCGCGCAGAAGGAACCCGCGAAGGTCTGA
- a CDS encoding pyridoxal phosphate-dependent aminotransferase encodes MPELLPRARASQESVFARMSRLAVQHGAVNLGQGFPADAPPAFLLEAARRAVGTLDQYSPPAGLPALRDAVGADLGVDGADVVITCGATEALNVLALSLYGPGDEVLMLEPVFDVYLPQARLSGAQAVTVPMRLDPLSGWSLDLEEVRAALTPRTRALLLNSPYNPTGTVFSPHELSALIALARQNDLWIISDEVYDELYFGERPTSLRTLAPERTFTVGSAGKRLEATGWRVGWIACPPGLSGMVAGIRQQGSFCSPTPLQAAVATALPLARTEGFYEGLRQEYAGRMALLAGGLRDLGATVFTPSGTYFLTALHPEWKAEELVEHAGVAVIPGEAFYARHVAPPGLLRLAFCKSRVEIETALGRLQRVRV; translated from the coding sequence ATGCCCGAACTGCTGCCCCGTGCCCGCGCCTCGCAGGAGAGCGTGTTCGCCCGCATGAGCCGGCTGGCCGTCCAGCACGGCGCCGTGAACCTGGGCCAGGGCTTCCCGGCCGATGCTCCGCCGGCCTTCCTGCTGGAGGCCGCGCGCCGCGCCGTGGGCACCCTCGACCAGTACAGCCCCCCGGCCGGGCTGCCGGCGCTGCGGGACGCCGTGGGCGCCGACCTGGGCGTGGACGGCGCCGACGTGGTGATCACCTGCGGCGCCACCGAGGCGCTGAACGTGCTGGCGCTCTCGCTGTACGGGCCGGGCGATGAAGTGCTGATGCTCGAACCCGTGTTCGACGTGTACCTGCCCCAGGCGCGGCTCTCGGGCGCCCAGGCGGTCACGGTGCCCATGCGCCTCGACCCGCTCTCCGGCTGGTCGCTGGATCTGGAGGAGGTGCGCGCGGCGCTCACGCCCCGCACGCGGGCGCTGCTGCTCAACAGCCCCTACAACCCGACCGGCACGGTGTTCTCGCCCCACGAACTCTCGGCCCTGATCGCCCTGGCCCGCCAGAACGACCTGTGGATCATCTCCGACGAGGTCTACGACGAGCTGTATTTCGGCGAGCGGCCCACGAGCCTGCGAACCCTGGCGCCCGAGCGCACCTTCACGGTGGGCAGCGCGGGCAAGCGCCTGGAGGCGACCGGCTGGCGGGTGGGCTGGATCGCCTGCCCGCCGGGGCTCTCCGGCATGGTCGCGGGCATCCGGCAGCAGGGCTCGTTCTGCTCGCCCACGCCCCTGCAGGCGGCGGTGGCGACGGCCCTTCCCCTGGCCCGTACGGAGGGCTTCTACGAGGGGCTGCGCCAGGAATACGCCGGGCGCATGGCCCTGCTGGCCGGTGGCCTGCGCGACCTGGGCGCGACCGTGTTCACCCCCAGCGGCACCTATTTCCTGACCGCCCTGCACCCCGAATGGAAGGCCGAGGAACTGGTCGAGCACGCGGGCGTGGCGGTCATTCCCGGCGAGGCCTTCTACGCCCGGCACGTGGCGCCGCCGGGCCTGTTGCGGCTGGCCTTCTGCAAGTCGCGGGTCGAGATCGAGACCGCGCTGGGACGGCTCCAGCGCGTCCGGGTCTGA
- a CDS encoding EthD family reductase: MIKLTVLYPTPSDPAAFDAYYHGTHAGLAAQIPGLERMELARGLSMIDGTPPEHHLIAELYFADMAAFQAGLGSPQGQATAGDVPNFATGGVTMQLCEVLD; encoded by the coding sequence ATGATCAAGCTCACGGTGCTGTACCCAACGCCCAGCGACCCCGCCGCCTTCGACGCCTACTACCACGGCACGCACGCCGGGCTGGCCGCCCAGATTCCGGGGCTGGAGCGCATGGAACTGGCCCGCGGCCTCTCGATGATCGACGGCACCCCGCCCGAGCACCACCTGATCGCCGAGCTGTATTTCGCCGACATGGCCGCCTTCCAGGCCGGGCTGGGCAGCCCCCAGGGCCAGGCCACCGCCGGGGACGTGCCCAACTTCGCCACGGGCGGCGTGACCATGCAGCTGTGCGAGGTGCTGGACTGA
- a CDS encoding MFS transporter → MTKKSDPVRVFLTMEAGLAFTFALAFTLQGLYFVQEAGLRPLQLLLIGAALELSAFLLEVPTGVLADVYSRRLSVILGCVCLGVAMLLVGLFPVFGVLLAAQVVSAAGYCFLSGAQQAWLADEAGEERLGSLLMLGGQYGRVADIVGILATAALASFGVGVPIVVAGGCALILAAYLALKMPERGFQRPAPEDGPQERFTWAALTGTLRHGVREVRASHTLLFLIAAAGLYGASTEAVDRLNQFLLIRETGLPGGLSAANWFTLLALVGSLVGWLVTEPLRRRLDLSDAARVAGALRLVLLGSVAALLAFALAPGFAWAAAALTIHGVLAGLYSPLSSTWLNLGLDPRTRATVNSFAAQADALGQVGCGPLFGLAGNLWGVRAALALAALVRLPTLALLGRAGRVTASRPADL, encoded by the coding sequence GTGACCAAAAAGAGTGACCCCGTGCGGGTCTTCCTGACCATGGAGGCCGGGCTGGCCTTCACCTTCGCCCTGGCGTTCACGCTGCAGGGCCTGTATTTCGTGCAGGAGGCCGGACTGCGGCCCCTGCAGCTCCTGCTGATCGGCGCCGCGCTGGAGCTGAGCGCCTTCCTGCTGGAAGTCCCGACCGGCGTGCTGGCCGACGTCTATTCGCGGCGGCTGTCGGTCATCCTGGGCTGCGTGTGCCTGGGCGTGGCGATGCTGCTGGTGGGGCTGTTCCCGGTGTTCGGCGTGCTGCTGGCCGCGCAGGTGGTCAGCGCCGCCGGCTACTGCTTCCTGAGCGGCGCCCAGCAGGCCTGGCTGGCCGACGAGGCCGGCGAGGAACGCCTGGGCAGCCTGCTCATGCTGGGCGGCCAGTACGGGCGCGTGGCGGACATCGTGGGCATCCTGGCCACGGCCGCGCTGGCGAGCTTCGGCGTGGGGGTGCCCATCGTGGTCGCGGGTGGGTGCGCGTTGATCCTGGCCGCCTACCTGGCCCTGAAGATGCCCGAGCGCGGCTTCCAGCGCCCCGCGCCAGAGGATGGGCCCCAGGAGCGGTTCACCTGGGCGGCCCTGACCGGCACCCTCCGCCACGGCGTGCGCGAGGTGCGCGCCAGCCACACGCTGCTGTTCCTGATCGCGGCGGCGGGGCTGTATGGCGCGAGCACCGAGGCGGTGGATCGCCTGAACCAGTTCCTGCTGATCCGCGAGACCGGCCTGCCGGGGGGGCTGAGCGCCGCGAACTGGTTCACCCTGCTGGCGCTGGTGGGCTCGCTGGTGGGCTGGCTGGTCACCGAGCCCCTGCGCCGCCGCCTGGATCTGTCGGACGCCGCGCGGGTGGCGGGGGCGCTGCGGCTGGTGCTGCTGGGCTCGGTGGCGGCGCTGCTGGCCTTCGCGCTGGCCCCGGGCTTCGCCTGGGCGGCGGCGGCGCTGACCATCCACGGCGTGCTGGCCGGGCTGTACTCGCCGCTGTCTTCCACCTGGCTGAACCTGGGCCTCGACCCGCGCACGCGGGCCACCGTAAATTCCTTCGCCGCGCAGGCCGACGCGCTGGGACAGGTGGGCTGCGGGCCGCTGTTCGGGCTGGCGGGCAACCTCTGGGGCGTGCGCGCGGCGCTGGCCCTGGCGGCGCTGGTGCGGCTGCCCACGCTGGCGCTGCTGGGGCGGGCGGGGCGGGTCACGGCGTCCAGGCCGGCTGATCTCTGA
- a CDS encoding GGDEF domain-containing protein, with translation MPAPLPPPPARRWNWRLPPPSAEPEQWNALGRRAFVWLSPLGVLACAAGIGVQWPGVNPLDLWGLSALALTIALSASLLQLRRLPAHRALGAVYTVAALYFLATLANELRTNVGPDQRLTEATYWFPVMFATAFLAWEVRQAFSIVALTYAVMLLITVLAVPQLQAAGDWSVRLFAILLQFLLAQGVTVALLGSLAYVKQRLAQVRTLAYMDVLTGLPNRRYAEEHWPALRRGVRTVVLFDIDHFKQVNDQHGHHVGDEVLRGVAALVRELSGNNYLLARWGGEEFLLILPGQPPERAAALVEFLRASVASQRFGPVERVTASFGLTHGEHTHSLHDCVQRADAAMYRAKQSGRNRVMHDVQASSGSFVN, from the coding sequence TTGCCCGCACCCCTGCCCCCACCGCCCGCCCGCCGCTGGAACTGGCGCCTGCCGCCGCCCTCGGCCGAGCCGGAGCAGTGGAACGCCCTGGGCCGCCGCGCCTTCGTGTGGCTCTCGCCGCTGGGGGTGCTGGCCTGCGCGGCGGGCATCGGGGTGCAGTGGCCGGGTGTCAATCCGCTGGATCTGTGGGGCCTGAGCGCGCTGGCCCTGACCATCGCGCTCAGCGCCTCCCTGCTGCAGCTGCGCCGGCTGCCGGCCCACCGGGCGCTGGGCGCGGTGTATACGGTGGCGGCCCTGTACTTCCTGGCGACCCTGGCCAACGAACTGCGAACCAACGTCGGCCCCGATCAGCGGCTCACGGAGGCCACCTACTGGTTTCCCGTGATGTTCGCCACCGCCTTCCTGGCCTGGGAGGTGCGGCAGGCCTTCAGCATTGTGGCGCTGACCTACGCGGTCATGCTGCTGATCACGGTGCTGGCCGTGCCGCAGCTGCAGGCGGCCGGCGACTGGAGCGTGCGGCTGTTTGCCATCCTGCTGCAGTTCCTGCTGGCGCAGGGGGTCACGGTGGCGCTGCTGGGCTCGCTGGCCTACGTCAAGCAGCGGCTGGCGCAGGTGCGGACGCTGGCCTACATGGACGTGCTGACCGGCCTGCCCAATCGCCGCTACGCGGAGGAACACTGGCCCGCCCTGCGCCGGGGCGTGCGGACGGTCGTCCTGTTCGATATCGACCATTTCAAGCAGGTCAACGACCAGCACGGCCACCACGTCGGCGATGAGGTGCTGCGCGGCGTGGCGGCCCTGGTGCGCGAACTGAGCGGGAACAACTACCTGCTGGCCCGCTGGGGCGGCGAGGAGTTCCTGCTGATCCTGCCCGGCCAGCCCCCGGAACGCGCCGCCGCCCTGGTGGAGTTCCTGCGCGCCTCGGTGGCCTCGCAGCGCTTCGGGCCGGTGGAGCGGGTCACGGCGTCGTTCGGCCTCACGCACGGCGAACACACCCACTCCCTGCACGACTGCGTCCAGCGCGCCGACGCCGCCATGTACCGCGCCAAGCAGTCGGGCCGCAACCGCGTGATGCACGACGTCCAGGCCAGCTCCGGCAGCTTCGTGAACTGA
- a CDS encoding CPBP family intramembrane glutamic endopeptidase produces the protein MTTAAPPARSPRPWIGLLRLAVPGLIGVAALFPTARELVRGLLERPETAARIPANLPLDAVTALALIQPGLLTVGAVVLGGVLAPKVGLRSVLAGTARLSRSDLGLGVLSGVFSGAALVALDALTRPLLGEAGAALSLSQPRGLPETLVGVLYGGVTEELLLRWGVMTLLVWAGWRLFQRGQGAVRPGLMCGAILLSAVVFGLGHLGAAGSLVALTPAVILRTVGLNALVGTLFGWLYWRRTLETAMVAHASWHVTVTLIGLGLAALA, from the coding sequence ATGACGACTGCTGCCCCTCCTGCCCGCTCGCCCCGCCCCTGGATCGGCCTGCTGCGCCTCGCGGTGCCCGGCCTGATCGGCGTGGCGGCCCTCTTTCCCACGGCGCGCGAGCTGGTGCGCGGCCTGCTGGAGCGCCCGGAGACGGCCGCGCGGATTCCGGCGAATCTCCCGCTGGACGCCGTGACCGCGCTGGCGCTGATTCAGCCGGGCCTGCTCACCGTGGGCGCGGTGGTGCTGGGCGGGGTGCTGGCGCCGAAGGTGGGGCTGCGCTCGGTGCTGGCGGGCACGGCTCGATTGAGCCGCAGCGACCTGGGCCTGGGCGTGCTGTCGGGCGTGTTCAGTGGCGCCGCGCTGGTCGCGCTGGACGCCCTGACCCGGCCCCTGCTGGGCGAGGCCGGCGCGGCCCTGAGCCTGAGCCAGCCGCGCGGCCTGCCGGAGACCCTGGTGGGCGTGCTCTACGGAGGCGTGACCGAGGAACTGCTGTTGCGCTGGGGCGTGATGACGCTGCTGGTGTGGGCCGGCTGGCGGCTCTTCCAGCGCGGCCAGGGGGCGGTACGGCCGGGGCTGATGTGCGGGGCGATCCTGCTCTCGGCCGTGGTGTTCGGGCTGGGCCACCTGGGCGCGGCGGGCAGCCTGGTCGCGCTGACCCCGGCGGTGATCCTCCGCACGGTCGGCCTGAACGCGCTGGTCGGCACCCTCTTCGGCTGGCTGTACTGGCGGCGCACCCTGGAAACCGCCATGGTGGCGCACGCGTCCTGGCACGTGACCGTCACGCTGATCGGGCTGGGGCTGGCGGCGCTGGCCTGA